A genome region from Methanobacterium subterraneum includes the following:
- the mfnA gene encoding tyrosine decarboxylase MfnA, with protein sequence MEDKGIPKEQIYQMLRKYKEKDLTHRSGRILGSMCTCPHPVGIRAYSMFLESNLGDPGLFPGTKAMEDEVITMLGGLLGKNNVHGHIITGGTEANLMAMRAARNMRRIKDPEIIVPRSAHFSFKKAADMLCLDLKMAELDENYRMDLSSVEKLISDNTVAIVGVAGTTELGKIDPIEDISKICMEKDIYLHVDAAFGGYSIPFLKEAGYDLPEFDFTLPGVSSITIDPHKMGLAPIPTGGILFRERKYLEAMAIETPYLTEDLQSTIVGTRTGAATAATWALLKHLGKEGYREVATSCMEITYKLAEGVKEAGFELVTEPELNIVPFYSPDIPVKEIARRLEAKGWAVSLASYPQAIRVIVMPHLKEEHIDSFLEDLRTIKGIN encoded by the coding sequence ATGGAAGACAAGGGAATACCCAAAGAGCAAATATACCAAATGCTCAGGAAATACAAAGAAAAAGATCTCACCCATCGTTCAGGCAGAATACTGGGATCAATGTGCACCTGCCCCCACCCAGTTGGAATCAGGGCCTATTCCATGTTCTTAGAATCAAACCTGGGAGATCCAGGACTTTTCCCAGGAACCAAAGCCATGGAAGATGAAGTCATCACCATGCTTGGTGGATTACTGGGAAAAAATAATGTCCATGGTCATATCATCACCGGGGGAACCGAAGCTAACCTCATGGCTATGAGAGCCGCCCGAAACATGAGAAGAATTAAAGATCCGGAGATAATAGTTCCCAGATCTGCACATTTCTCCTTCAAAAAAGCAGCAGACATGTTATGTCTTGATTTGAAGATGGCAGAATTGGATGAGAATTATCGGATGGATTTATCCTCAGTGGAAAAACTGATATCTGATAATACAGTAGCCATTGTGGGGGTGGCTGGAACCACGGAACTTGGAAAAATTGATCCAATCGAAGATATTTCCAAGATTTGCATGGAAAAAGATATCTACCTGCATGTGGACGCTGCCTTTGGAGGTTACAGCATACCTTTCCTCAAAGAAGCCGGATATGACTTACCTGAATTTGATTTCACTCTCCCAGGGGTCTCTTCTATAACTATAGATCCTCATAAAATGGGTCTAGCTCCTATCCCTACCGGTGGTATTCTTTTCAGAGAGCGAAAATACCTGGAGGCAATGGCCATTGAAACGCCATACCTTACCGAGGATCTCCAGTCAACCATAGTAGGCACCCGCACTGGGGCAGCCACAGCAGCTACCTGGGCCCTCTTAAAACATCTGGGAAAGGAAGGGTATCGGGAAGTTGCCACCTCATGTATGGAGATCACTTATAAATTGGCTGAAGGTGTTAAAGAAGCAGGATTTGAACTGGTAACAGAACCTGAACTGAACATTGTTCCTTTTTATTCACCTGACATTCCAGTAAAAGAAATTGCCCGAAGACTGGAGGCTAAAGGTTGGGCAGTATCACTGGCATCTTACCCTCAGGCCATAAGGGTCATTGTAATGCCTCACCTGAAAGAAGAACATATTGATTCCTTTTTAGAAGATCTTCGAACAATCAAGGGGATTAACTAA
- the ppsA gene encoding phosphoenolpyruvate synthase, with protein MEYVEFFEELKKEDVDIAGGKGANLGELTQAGIPVPPGFVITSATYQRFMDETGITQEIMDILDALDVNNNKELQKSAREIIKIITETPIPDEISSLIIEAYNALCHRIGKENAFVAIRSSATAEDLPEASFAGQQDTYLNVKGPEDLIKYVRKCWASLFGARAIFYREENNFDHSKVYIAVVVQEMVDAEKAGVMFTVHPSTGEEKILIEGAWGLGEGVVSGTVTPDTYWLDKATGQLLQKQVSEKKTMFQKKSEDGQTVQIPVPDDLKNKQVLDDAELAQLVELGKKIQEHYQFPQDTEWAIENEKIYMLQSRPVTTLDMSTTSAEGISQGERTVITKGLGASPGMAAGTVKIIKDTDELDKVREGDILVTVMTTPDMVPAMKRANGIITDEGGVTCHAAIVSRELGIPCVVGTGDATSILPENSQVTLDGNKGMVWEGKLMETEKKSEISEEPTVVLQAPLTVTEVKVNVSMAEAAKKAAATGADGVGLLRTEHMMLTTGVHPKKYIQEGNEAELIRVLVENILKVADSFYPKPVWYRTLDAPTDEFQSLDGGENEPYEHNPMLGWRGIRRELDEPEILLAEFKAIKKLHEQGYTNIGIMLPLVQHPDELKQAKKIARQAGLKPQKNIEFGVMVETPAAALTIEDFIAEGIDFVSFGTNDLTQYTLAIDRNNENVADLYSESHPAVLKLIERVIIECNKAGVKTSICGQAGSIPKIVEKLVELGITSVSANTDAVAAVRETVARVEQKLLLKAARKMMQE; from the coding sequence ATGGAGTATGTCGAATTTTTCGAGGAACTAAAAAAGGAAGATGTGGACATAGCTGGTGGAAAGGGAGCTAACCTGGGAGAACTAACCCAAGCAGGGATACCAGTACCCCCGGGGTTTGTGATAACCTCAGCAACCTACCAGAGGTTCATGGATGAAACTGGAATCACCCAGGAAATAATGGACATTCTTGATGCCCTGGATGTCAACAACAACAAAGAACTTCAGAAATCCGCCCGAGAAATAATCAAAATCATTACCGAGACTCCCATACCTGATGAAATCAGCAGTCTCATTATCGAGGCATACAATGCACTATGCCACCGCATAGGAAAAGAAAACGCTTTCGTTGCTATAAGATCATCGGCAACTGCTGAGGACCTGCCCGAAGCATCCTTCGCAGGTCAGCAGGACACCTACCTCAATGTTAAGGGTCCTGAAGATCTGATAAAATACGTCCGAAAATGCTGGGCATCCCTATTCGGAGCTAGAGCAATATTCTACCGGGAAGAAAACAACTTCGACCACTCCAAAGTATACATAGCAGTAGTGGTTCAGGAAATGGTTGATGCTGAAAAAGCAGGGGTAATGTTCACTGTACACCCCTCCACTGGAGAGGAAAAAATTCTCATTGAAGGAGCATGGGGTCTGGGAGAAGGAGTGGTATCCGGAACTGTAACCCCTGACACCTACTGGCTGGACAAAGCCACCGGACAACTTCTCCAGAAACAGGTCAGTGAGAAGAAAACCATGTTCCAGAAGAAGTCTGAAGACGGTCAGACAGTACAAATACCAGTACCAGATGATCTGAAAAACAAACAGGTTCTGGATGATGCCGAGTTAGCCCAACTGGTTGAACTAGGAAAGAAAATCCAGGAACACTACCAGTTCCCCCAGGATACAGAATGGGCCATTGAAAATGAAAAAATTTACATGCTACAATCCAGACCAGTAACCACCCTGGACATGTCCACCACCTCTGCAGAAGGTATAAGTCAGGGTGAACGGACTGTTATCACCAAAGGATTAGGTGCCAGCCCTGGAATGGCAGCTGGAACAGTTAAAATTATCAAAGACACTGATGAACTGGACAAAGTCCGGGAAGGAGACATCCTGGTTACAGTTATGACCACACCCGACATGGTACCTGCCATGAAACGGGCCAACGGAATCATCACTGACGAAGGTGGTGTAACCTGTCACGCCGCCATAGTATCCCGTGAACTGGGAATACCCTGTGTAGTGGGAACCGGAGATGCCACATCCATCCTCCCTGAAAACAGCCAGGTAACCCTGGATGGAAACAAGGGAATGGTCTGGGAAGGAAAACTGATGGAAACTGAGAAGAAATCAGAAATCAGCGAAGAACCCACTGTGGTATTGCAAGCACCACTCACTGTCACCGAGGTCAAAGTTAACGTAAGCATGGCTGAAGCAGCTAAAAAAGCCGCTGCAACCGGTGCAGATGGAGTAGGACTCCTTAGAACTGAACACATGATGCTCACCACTGGAGTGCATCCTAAAAAGTACATCCAGGAAGGTAACGAAGCAGAACTGATCCGAGTACTGGTGGAAAACATCCTCAAAGTAGCAGACAGTTTCTACCCCAAACCAGTGTGGTACCGAACCCTGGACGCTCCTACCGATGAATTCCAATCATTGGATGGTGGAGAAAACGAACCCTACGAACACAACCCCATGCTGGGATGGAGGGGAATACGCCGGGAACTGGACGAACCAGAGATCCTCTTAGCAGAATTTAAGGCAATTAAAAAACTCCATGAACAGGGATACACCAACATTGGGATCATGTTACCCCTGGTGCAGCACCCTGATGAGTTAAAACAGGCTAAAAAGATCGCCAGGCAGGCTGGACTAAAACCCCAGAAAAACATTGAATTTGGGGTTATGGTGGAAACACCAGCAGCAGCTCTAACCATTGAAGACTTCATAGCTGAGGGTATTGATTTTGTAAGTTTCGGGACCAACGATCTAACCCAGTACACCCTGGCCATTGACCGAAACAATGAAAACGTGGCTGATCTCTACTCAGAAAGCCATCCTGCAGTCTTAAAACTCATAGAACGAGTTATAATAGAGTGTAACAAGGCAGGAGTAAAAACTAGTATCTGCGGACAGGCTGGAAGCATTCCGAAAATAGTGGAAAAACTGGTGGAATTAGGTATAACCTCTGTATCAGCCAACACCGATGCTGTGGCAGCAGTACGTGAAACTGTGGCTAGAGTAGAGCAGAAACTCCTCCTCAAAGCTGCCAGGAAGATGATGCAGGAATAA
- the rplJ gene encoding 50S ribosomal protein L16, whose protein sequence is MVRAYTRKDYIRKIPGSRIVQYDMGNLSGEFPITVSLALKEKAQLSHNALEAARIATNRYMQRKSGRMGYHLKIRVYPHHIVRENPMATGAGADRVQDGMRKAFGKPVSSVALVKANQKVLTIRTNKKNFIDAKDALRRAAMKFPVSCRIIIDEGAELVK, encoded by the coding sequence ATGGTAAGAGCATATACTAGAAAAGATTATATACGTAAAATTCCCGGCTCCAGAATTGTTCAATATGACATGGGAAACCTCTCTGGGGAATTCCCTATAACAGTGAGCTTGGCTCTTAAAGAAAAAGCCCAATTATCTCACAATGCTCTGGAAGCTGCCAGGATAGCTACCAACCGATACATGCAGCGAAAATCAGGTAGGATGGGTTACCACTTGAAGATAAGGGTTTACCCACACCACATTGTCAGGGAAAACCCAATGGCTACTGGTGCCGGTGCAGACCGTGTACAGGACGGTATGAGAAAAGCTTTCGGAAAACCAGTAAGCTCAGTAGCTCTGGTGAAAGCAAATCAAAAGGTTTTAACCATACGAACCAATAAAAAGAATTTCATTGATGCTAAAGATGCTCTCAGAAGAGCAGCTATGAAATTCCCAGTGTCCTGTAGGATAATCATTGATGAAGGGGCAGAATTAGTCAAATAA
- a CDS encoding ATP-binding protein → MKIAVTGKGGVGKTTLAGALAVILSKKYRVYAIDADPDMNLAGSLGIHNSITPISKMKDLIKERTGAEPGSSFGEVFKMNPTISDLPESLSTDYDPEGRLKILVMGTVDKGGDGCVCPASVMLKAILRNLIIKKDEMVILDMEAGIEHLGRRTAEAVDIMIIVAEPGLKSLETASRIKKLATDIGIQNVIAVINKVSSEAEEKFVEDKLKEMDVSVLGSIPRDDLVVQADMEGHPLVDYSDSVALQSIEKIAEKIFNYVPSN, encoded by the coding sequence ATGAAAATCGCAGTTACTGGAAAGGGAGGGGTGGGAAAAACCACACTGGCGGGTGCTTTGGCGGTTATTTTGTCCAAAAAATACCGAGTATATGCCATTGATGCTGATCCAGATATGAACCTGGCAGGGAGTCTGGGAATACATAATTCAATAACCCCCATATCCAAGATGAAAGACCTTATAAAGGAAAGAACTGGTGCCGAACCCGGTTCATCATTTGGAGAAGTGTTCAAAATGAATCCAACCATATCCGACCTTCCAGAGTCTCTTTCAACCGATTACGATCCAGAAGGACGTCTTAAAATCCTGGTCATGGGTACTGTTGATAAAGGTGGAGATGGATGTGTGTGCCCGGCTTCCGTGATGTTGAAGGCGATTTTACGAAATTTGATAATTAAAAAAGATGAAATGGTAATTCTGGATATGGAAGCAGGGATAGAACACTTGGGAAGACGTACTGCAGAGGCAGTGGATATTATGATCATAGTTGCCGAACCAGGGCTTAAATCTCTGGAGACAGCCAGCCGGATTAAAAAATTAGCCACAGATATTGGTATCCAGAACGTAATTGCCGTGATTAATAAGGTTTCCAGTGAAGCTGAAGAAAAGTTTGTGGAAGATAAGCTGAAGGAGATGGATGTGAGTGTGTTAGGCAGCATCCCCCGGGATGATCTGGTTGTTCAGGCAGATATGGAGGGGCATCCACTGGTAGATTACTCGGATTCTGTTGCGCTTCAGTCCATTGAGAAAATTGCCGAAAAAATTTTTAATTATGTTCCCTCTAATTAA
- a CDS encoding KEOPS complex subunit Pcc1, producing the protein MKIKATITFNYHNHEQAEVAYQSLLPDNIGFLESYQDHESLVCNLKGSSLKTILSTADDLIFSEMLVEKILEI; encoded by the coding sequence ATGAAGATCAAAGCCACCATAACTTTCAATTATCATAACCATGAACAGGCAGAGGTTGCTTACCAATCTTTACTGCCTGATAACATTGGTTTTTTAGAATCATATCAGGATCATGAGTCTCTGGTCTGTAATTTAAAAGGAAGCTCGCTTAAGACTATTCTCTCCACTGCAGATGACCTTATATTTTCGGAGATGTTGGTTGAAAAAATATTGGAAATTTAA